In Bacillus sp. E(2018), the genomic window TGCCGAGTCTGTAATGGACGGAAAAGTAGGAGCGAGCGTAACGTTAACAGATGAGCCGATCGGAAGTCTTTTCGGAGAATCTCAATCCCGTTTCTTAGTCACAGTAAAACCTGCACATCAAGATGAGTTCCAACAGCTTGTAAAAGACGCAAAAATCATAGGTTTTGTACGTTCTGAGAGCGGTCTAGCGATCGATAATGAGCAGGGTGAAGAGTTGTTATCCTGCACGCTCCAGGAGATGCAAGACGCCTGGAAAGGAGCTATTCCATGCTTGCTGACATCAAAGGCTTAAACGAAGAATGTGGTGTGTTCGGAATCTGGGGTCACCCGGATGCCGCACAACTCACGTATTACGGGTTGCACAGTCTGCAGCACCGCGGACAAGAAGGAGCAGGTATCGTTGTAACAGACGGTGAGCGCCTGAGAACACATAAAGGAAGCGGACTTGTTAACGATGTGTTCAGCAAAGGGGAGCTCGAAGGACTGATCGGACATGGTGCAATCGGCCATGTTCGGTATTCCACAGCAGGAGGTAATGAACTTGCAAATGTTCAGCCACTCTTATTCCGTTCGCAAACAAGTTCACTTGCACTTGCTCATAACGGAAACCTTGTAAATGCCAACGCGTTAAAACATCAGCTAGAATCGCAAGGAAGCATCTTTCAAACCACTTCAGATACTGAAGTGCTTGCTCATCTGATCAAGCGCAGCGGTTATTTTACACTAAAAGAAAAAGTACAGAACGCTTTAACGATGCTAAAAGGTGCGTATGCATTCTTAGTGATGACGGAGAACGAGATGATGGTTGCGCTTGATCCGAACGGCTTACGCCCATTGTCACTCGGTATGCTAGGTGATGCGTATGTGGTCGCTTCTGAAACGTGTGCGTTCGATGTAGTTGGAGCAACATACGTGCGTGACGTGCAGCCGGGAGAGCTTTTAATCATTAATGAAGACGGACTAAGAGTTGATACGTTCTCAACTTCTGTTCAGCGCTCCATGTGTTCGATGGAATATATTTATTTTTCACGACCAGACAGCAACATCGAAGGAATCAATGTTCATGCGGCTCGTAAAAGTCTTGGGAAAAAGATGTATGAAGAAGCGCCGATTGAAGCGGATGTTGTAACCGGTGTGCCTGATTCTAGTATCTCAGCTGCGATCGGTTATGCAGAAGCATCCGGTATTCCATATGAGATCGGGTTGATCAAGAATCGCTATGTCGGTCGGACGTTCATCCAGCCTTCTCAAGAGCTTCGTGAACTTGGTGTAAAGATGAAGCTTTCGCCGGTTCGAGGAATCGTAGAAGGAAAGCGAGTCGTGATGGTAGATGATTCAATCGTACGCGGAACGACAAGCCGCCGAATCGTTAAGATGCTGCGTGCTGCGGGCGCTACAGAAGTTCACGTACGCATAACAGCGCCACCGATCGCGCATCCGTGCTATTACGGCATCGATACGTCCGAACGAGCAGAACTGATCGCATCTAAGCATTCAGTTGATGAAATTCGTGAAATTATTGGTGCTGATTCATTATCGTTTATTTCCGTAGAAGGATTGATGGAAGGCATCGGACGTTCAAATGCCGAGCCGAACTGCGGACAATGTTTAGCTTGTTTTACAGGACGATATCCAACAGAAATTTATCCAGATACTGTTTTACCATATGAAAAAGAGCTTGTTTAAAGGGGGAGAAGACGATGGCAGAAGCATATAAGCAAGCAGGCGTGAACATCGAAGCAGGATATGAAGCGGTCGATCGTATCAAGAAGCATGCACAGAGAACGAAGCGTCCGGAAGTATTAGCGGGTCTTGGTGGATTTGGGGCGATGTTCGATCTATCCGGATTCTCACATAAAGAGCCGGTGCTCATTTCCGGAACAGACGGAGTAGGTACGAAACTGATGCTTGCGTTCATGGCGGATAAGCATGACACGATCGGTGTAGATGCAGTTGCGATGTGTGTGAACGATATCGTAGCGCAAGGTGCTGAGCCGCTTTATTTCCTGGACTATATTGCTTGCGGCACGCTTCACCCTGAAAAGATTGAACAGATCGTTAGTGGGATCGCGGATGGCTGTGAACAAGCGGGATGTGGGCTCATCGGCGGAGAAACGGCTGAGATGCCTGGCATGTACGACAGTGAAGAGTACGATCTTGCGGGGTTCACAGTCGGAATCGCAGAAAAATCGAAGCTGATCAACGGCGCTGCTATCTCCGAGAACGATGTATTGATCGGCCTTGCTTCAAACGGTCTTCATTCCAACGGCTTTTCACTCGTTCGTAAAGTTTTATTAGAAAACGCAGGTCTTGATCTGAACGAACACATTGAAAGCTTATCTAAAACATTAGGTGAAGAGCTGTTAACACCGACTCGCATCTATGTAAAACCGTTGCTTGAAGTGTTCAATCAGTTTGATGTGAACGGGGTTGCTCATATTACAGGCGGCGGTTTCATCGAAAACATTCCACGTATGCTGCCAGAAGGTCTTGCGGCAGAAGTAGATTATGGTTCATGGCCGGTACCTGCAATCTTTGATCTGATCGAAGAAAAAGGAAACCTCACACGTAAAGAGATGTTCACAACGTTTAACATGGGAATTGGAATGGTGCTCTCGGTTTCAGAAGAAAATATGCTCCCGATCATCCGCCTTTTAGAAGAAACAGGCGAGAAGCCTTACATCATCGGTCGCGTGAAGCAAGGTGAAGGCGTGATCTTTGGTGGAGGAAACATCGAATGAGAAAAATAGCTGTATTTGCTTCTGGAAGCGGAAGTAACTTTCAAGCCATCGTAGATGCGGTTGAAGCAGGTGAGCTTCAAGCGGATATCGAGCTTTTAGTATGTGATAAACGGGGTGCAAAGGTGATCGATCGTGCGCGCCACTTTGGAATTCCGACGTACTCGTTCTTACCTAAAACATTTGCATCAAAAGCTGATTTTGAAAAAGAAATCGTTTCTGAACTTCAATCCTATGGAGTAGAATTTATCGTTCTCGCAGGATATATGAGGCTGGTTGGTGAGGTATTATTAAAAGCGTATGAAGGCTGTATCATCAATATCCATCCTTCATATCTGCCAGCTTTTCCTGGTAAGAATGCAGTCGGACAAGCACTGAAAGCGAACGTTGCCGAAACAGGTGTAACGGTTCATTATGTAGACAGTGGCATGGATACAGGTCCGATCATCGAACAAGTTCGCATCCCCGTATTGCCTGGCGATACAGAGCAAACCTTACAGCAGCGCATTCAAAAAGCAGAGCACCAATTGTACCCAGCCATCATCAACAAACTATTACAAAAAGACACCGTAGGAGGCATCTTACATTGACGATCAAACGTGCACTCATAAGCGTATCAAATAAAGAAGGATTACTTCATTTTGCAGAAAAACTAGCTCAACACGGCGTAGAGATCATCTCTACAGGCGGAACAAAAAAGGCGTTACAAGACGCAGGAATTCCTGTTATCGGTATTTCTGAAGTAACGGGTTTCCCAGAAATCATGGACGGACGTGTTAAAACGCTTCATCCAAAAATCCATGGCGGTTTACTCGCTGTTCGAGATAATGAGACACACCAAAAAGCGATGCAAGAAAATGAGATCTCTCCGATCGATCTTGTTGTTGTAAACCTTTATCCGTTCAAAGAGACGATCGCAAAAGAAGGAACAACATTCGCTGACGCGATCGAGAACATCGACATCGGCGGACCGAGCATGCTTCGTTCGGCAGCAAAAAATCACGCTTACGTAACAGTCGTAGTTGATCCGGCAGACTATGAGACAGTAGCAGGTGAGCTTGAAGGTGCAGGGGCCGTAAGTGAAGAGACACGACGCAGACTTGCAGCGAAGACGTTCCGTCATACAGCGGCGTATGATGCGTTAATTGCAGAATACTTAACAGCAGCTGTAGAAGAGGAGCACCCGGAATCTTACACGGTCACATATGAAAAGAAACAGGACCTTCGCTATGGTGAAAACCCACATCAAAAAGCCGCGTTTTATTCGACGCCACTGAAGAACACGCTCTCTCTAACTGACGCTGAACAGCTTCACGGAAAAGAGCTTTCGTACAACAATATCAATGACGCAGATGCAGCACTTTCAATCGTAAAAGAATTCGTTGATCCAGCTGTAGTTGCGGTGAAACACATGAATCCATGTGGCGTTGGAACAGGCGCAACGATTTTTGAAGCTTATAATCGTGCATTTGAAGCAGACCCTGTATCGATCTTTGGCGGCATCATCGCTGCTAACACAGAAATAGATGAAGAAACCGCTCAAAAGCTGAGTGAGATTTTCCTGGAGATCATTATCGCTCCTTCATTTACTGAGAAAGCGTTAGAGATTTTAACGAAAAAGAAAAACATCCGTTTATTAAAATTAGATTTTACAGAAGGCAAAGGGATCGCTAAAAAAATCACAACCGTTTCTGGCGGAATGTTAGTTCAAGAGGAAGACGTTTACGGTTTGGATGATGCGAACGTAACAATTCCTACAAAGCGCCAGCCGACAGAGCAAGAGTGGAAAGATCTAAAGCTTGCTTGGAAAGTGGTAAAACACGTGAAATCTAACGCGATTGTCTTAGCGAAAGACGAAATGACAGTAGGTGTTGGTGCGGGTCAGATGAACCGCGTTGGCGCAGCAAAGATTGCGATCGAGCAAGCGGGGGAACGTGCACAAGGTTCTGCTCTTGGATCAGATGCATTCTTCCCAATGGATGACACTGTAGAAGCAGCGGCACGCGCTGGCGTAACAGCGATCATCCAGCCAGGAGGATCGATTAAGGATGAAGATTCAATTAAAAAAGCAGACGAGCACGGGATCACGATGGTGTTCACAGGCGTAAGACACTTTAAGCATTAATTCTTTACTGAAGGTTGTATAGCTGAAAGTAGTTGATTTCCGCTCCAGGTTGCACGCTTTCCATGGGGCGAACGGTGAGCCTCCTGCCGCTTTGCGCCCTTAGGAGTCTCCACCTGACCGCTCGTCCCATAGGAGTCGGCAACCTTCCGCTCCAATCAACTTGCATAAGAAGTACAAAAAGAAAAAATCTAAAAGACAATCGCTTAGCCTTTTCTCAGATGTTTTATTAAGAAGTCTTTTAAATTATTGAATTAGTTCAAAACGTCTTTAGCATCAGTTCGTGACTTACAAACTAAAGTGCCAACAGCCTTTAGTATTACCTATAAACTTCACTGATTAGGTTGATAGGAGTGCAAGGTGCGAGACTCCTGCGGGACAGGTGGGCGGGTGAGACACTTATACGTGAAACGTACGAATGTGGCTCACCGCCTGCCCCGCGGAAAGCGAGCACCTGGAACGGAGATCAACCAACTACTATCAAGGACATCGTGAAACAACGTTTATCATTTTATAAAGGAGGTAGCAACCATGAACGTTCTTGTAATCGGTAAAGGTGGACGTGAACATGCGCTCGTGTGGAAGTTTGCCAACAGTCCGAGCGTATCACAAGTGTTTGCTGCACCAGGAAACCCAGGCATGGCTCAACAAGCAACATGCGTTTCAATCAAAGAAACGAACATCGAAGAGCTTGTCACTTTTGCAAAAACAAACGAAATCGGATTAACATTCGTTGGCCCTGAAGTTCCTCTGCTAGAGGGAATCGTAGATCGTTTCAAAGAAGAAGGCCTTGTTATTTTCGGTCCATCTAAAGCGGCAGCAGAGATCGAAGGCTCAAAATCATTCGCGAAGAATCTTATGAAAAAGTATGACATTCCTACAGCAGCTTCTGAAACGTTTACGAATCACGATGAGGCTATAGCATATGTTCGAGAAAAAGGAGCACCGATCGTCTTAAAAGCGGACGGGCTTGCTGCAGGTAAAGGTGTCATTGTGGCAATGACCTTAGAAGAAGCGGAAGAAGGTTTACATGAACTGATGGTAGACAAACGCTTTGGTTCGGCGAGCGAAACGGTTGTTGTTGAAGAATTTCTTGAAGGGGAAGAATTTTCATTAATGTCTTTTGTACATGATGCAATTTTCCTTCCGATGGAGATCGCTCAAGATCATAAACGTGCCTATGACGAAGATAAGGGTCCGAACACAGGTGGGATGGGGGCATACTCTCCAGTTCCTCAAATTTCTGACGCTGATATTCAAAAAGCCATCAAAGAGATCGTTCAGCCGACTGTTTCTGCGATGAAAGAAGAAGGCACTCCTTTTACAGGAATCCTTTATGCGGGGTTGATCTTAACGAAGAATGGTCCAAAAGTGATCGAGTTTAACGCACGCTTTGGTGATCCTGAAACACAAGTAATTCTGCCTCGATTGCAAAATGATCTGGCTGATCTACTTTTATCTTTGTTAAACGGCAAAAAGCCGGAACTTCAATGGTCTGAAGAATCCGTACTTGGTGTTGTTCTTGCATCTCATGGTTATCCTGTTTCTTCTTCAGAACCTCAAGTGATCATGGGGCTAGAAAACATTTCAGGTGATTCTAACGTGTTTCACGCGGGTACGAAAAGAAGAGATGAAACTCTTTTAACAGATGGTGGCCGAGTATTATTGGTAGCGTCTAAAGGACATTCATTAAGTGAAGCTCAGGATAATGTCTACAGAGAGATAAAGAAAATCACGTGCGAAGGTTCATTCTATCGCAAAGATATCGGGTTTCGAGCTATTTCGCACGTCTCTTCTTAATAAATACAAACGAGATGGCGATGATTCCGCCAATCAACAGAATGTAGAGAAAAGCTGTATCCATTAAATATTCGTAACTCATATGGCTAACCTCCTATATGGAATGTTGAAGGCTGAGGGACAATGGTTAATAAAAACCTTGTTCGTCAGCCTTCATTAATTGGATTTGGATGAGATGTGGCCGAGTCCGTGTTCGGAGCTGCGGTTTCCATGGGTTTAGGTGGCTGTATAATAGACAACGGTTTCCACCGCCGCAAGAGCTGCATCCCAATAAAGATGACAAAACCTACTATCACGTACGTTACATAAGGAACAGCACTTTGTCCGCCATCTGCGACTTCAAACAATCGTCCTCCGATTGAATTTCCTATCGCTTCTCCTATCCCTGTAAAGACGCTTGCTAATCCAAAGAACATGCCAAGAAATCGTGCAGCCGCAAGTTGTGAGATCGATGTATCCAACGTAGGCATGATCAACATTTCGCCTGTGATAAAGATGATGCCGGTAAAAACAAAGAAGAATAAAGTGTTCGCAAAATACAAACTTCCAAGAGCTGATCCGATACAGATTGCCCCTATACCAACAGAAGTGAGGGGATGGATGTTTCGGATAATATTTTTGGTAATGAGCGTTTGAGTCAATATGACCGTCATGCTGTTGATGGTCCAGATGATGCTTATATCTTTTCCGTTAGATAACACATTTTCAGCTCGAAGCGGGAGCACGAGTGCAAACTGTACGTAAAGAGCCCAAACAAAGATGGTTGCAATCACAAAAACGAGGAAGGGAATGTTTTTTAACGCTTGTCGATATTCACTCCACTTTACTTCTCGGCAGTTTTCGTCCCCACAGCCTGCTGGCAAGAAGAACCAGCTGATCACACTTGCTCCTAAATAAATGACAGCAGC contains:
- a CDS encoding EYxxD motif small membrane protein; the protein is MSYEYLMDTAFLYILLIGGIIAISFVFIKKRRAK
- the purD gene encoding phosphoribosylamine--glycine ligase; the encoded protein is MNVLVIGKGGREHALVWKFANSPSVSQVFAAPGNPGMAQQATCVSIKETNIEELVTFAKTNEIGLTFVGPEVPLLEGIVDRFKEEGLVIFGPSKAAAEIEGSKSFAKNLMKKYDIPTAASETFTNHDEAIAYVREKGAPIVLKADGLAAGKGVIVAMTLEEAEEGLHELMVDKRFGSASETVVVEEFLEGEEFSLMSFVHDAIFLPMEIAQDHKRAYDEDKGPNTGGMGAYSPVPQISDADIQKAIKEIVQPTVSAMKEEGTPFTGILYAGLILTKNGPKVIEFNARFGDPETQVILPRLQNDLADLLLSLLNGKKPELQWSEESVLGVVLASHGYPVSSSEPQVIMGLENISGDSNVFHAGTKRRDETLLTDGGRVLLVASKGHSLSEAQDNVYREIKKITCEGSFYRKDIGFRAISHVSS
- a CDS encoding MFS transporter; protein product: MPTHSLLKGNRPLFSLLVVVFITHLGSYLVLPVLPILLKVETGLTAAQIGFTLAVISIFMQVGSVVGGVFADRTGRRFIIALGALIRAGGLIGFAYFSSYSLILLTAAISGLGLGLNAPSTKAFISSLVQADMRSTAFSLRGIFANIGMAIAGLTVFALFTGSSKLIFITAAVIYLGASVISWFFLPAGCGDENCREVKWSEYRQALKNIPFLVFVIATIFVWALYVQFALVLPLRAENVLSNGKDISIIWTINSMTVILTQTLITKNIIRNIHPLTSVGIGAICIGSALGSLYFANTLFFFVFTGIIFITGEMLIMPTLDTSISQLAAARFLGMFFGLASVFTGIGEAIGNSIGGRLFEVADGGQSAVPYVTYVIVGFVIFIGMQLLRRWKPLSIIQPPKPMETAAPNTDSATSHPNPINEG
- the purN gene encoding phosphoribosylglycinamide formyltransferase, with the protein product MRKIAVFASGSGSNFQAIVDAVEAGELQADIELLVCDKRGAKVIDRARHFGIPTYSFLPKTFASKADFEKEIVSELQSYGVEFIVLAGYMRLVGEVLLKAYEGCIINIHPSYLPAFPGKNAVGQALKANVAETGVTVHYVDSGMDTGPIIEQVRIPVLPGDTEQTLQQRIQKAEHQLYPAIINKLLQKDTVGGILH
- the purF gene encoding amidophosphoribosyltransferase; this encodes MLADIKGLNEECGVFGIWGHPDAAQLTYYGLHSLQHRGQEGAGIVVTDGERLRTHKGSGLVNDVFSKGELEGLIGHGAIGHVRYSTAGGNELANVQPLLFRSQTSSLALAHNGNLVNANALKHQLESQGSIFQTTSDTEVLAHLIKRSGYFTLKEKVQNALTMLKGAYAFLVMTENEMMVALDPNGLRPLSLGMLGDAYVVASETCAFDVVGATYVRDVQPGELLIINEDGLRVDTFSTSVQRSMCSMEYIYFSRPDSNIEGINVHAARKSLGKKMYEEAPIEADVVTGVPDSSISAAIGYAEASGIPYEIGLIKNRYVGRTFIQPSQELRELGVKMKLSPVRGIVEGKRVVMVDDSIVRGTTSRRIVKMLRAAGATEVHVRITAPPIAHPCYYGIDTSERAELIASKHSVDEIREIIGADSLSFISVEGLMEGIGRSNAEPNCGQCLACFTGRYPTEIYPDTVLPYEKELV
- the purH gene encoding bifunctional phosphoribosylaminoimidazolecarboxamide formyltransferase/IMP cyclohydrolase; the protein is MTIKRALISVSNKEGLLHFAEKLAQHGVEIISTGGTKKALQDAGIPVIGISEVTGFPEIMDGRVKTLHPKIHGGLLAVRDNETHQKAMQENEISPIDLVVVNLYPFKETIAKEGTTFADAIENIDIGGPSMLRSAAKNHAYVTVVVDPADYETVAGELEGAGAVSEETRRRLAAKTFRHTAAYDALIAEYLTAAVEEEHPESYTVTYEKKQDLRYGENPHQKAAFYSTPLKNTLSLTDAEQLHGKELSYNNINDADAALSIVKEFVDPAVVAVKHMNPCGVGTGATIFEAYNRAFEADPVSIFGGIIAANTEIDEETAQKLSEIFLEIIIAPSFTEKALEILTKKKNIRLLKLDFTEGKGIAKKITTVSGGMLVQEEDVYGLDDANVTIPTKRQPTEQEWKDLKLAWKVVKHVKSNAIVLAKDEMTVGVGAGQMNRVGAAKIAIEQAGERAQGSALGSDAFFPMDDTVEAAARAGVTAIIQPGGSIKDEDSIKKADEHGITMVFTGVRHFKH
- the purM gene encoding phosphoribosylformylglycinamidine cyclo-ligase, with protein sequence MAEAYKQAGVNIEAGYEAVDRIKKHAQRTKRPEVLAGLGGFGAMFDLSGFSHKEPVLISGTDGVGTKLMLAFMADKHDTIGVDAVAMCVNDIVAQGAEPLYFLDYIACGTLHPEKIEQIVSGIADGCEQAGCGLIGGETAEMPGMYDSEEYDLAGFTVGIAEKSKLINGAAISENDVLIGLASNGLHSNGFSLVRKVLLENAGLDLNEHIESLSKTLGEELLTPTRIYVKPLLEVFNQFDVNGVAHITGGGFIENIPRMLPEGLAAEVDYGSWPVPAIFDLIEEKGNLTRKEMFTTFNMGIGMVLSVSEENMLPIIRLLEETGEKPYIIGRVKQGEGVIFGGGNIE